In Aegilops tauschii subsp. strangulata cultivar AL8/78 chromosome 3, Aet v6.0, whole genome shotgun sequence, one genomic interval encodes:
- the LOC109756183 gene encoding beta-glucuronosyltransferase GlcAT14B, which produces MGAGNHSPSSAKTSPRGSGVGGGGEQYSPSTKSPRAGAGGGGGGEHYSASSKSPRAGLGGVSSLLPSGGVSSLLPSGAVATLLESRWTLSGAITVFLFLAVTLTVTTSSSSLSPVSATFFSFLPAGRADLVQPPQVQQQPQAPATPPPPPPGAGVPRLAYLISGSKGDLDRLWRTLHALYHPRNLYVVHLDREAPVGERLELAARVANSTVFRRVGNVEVIRRANMVTYRGPTMVANTLHACAVLLRRSRDWDWFINLSASDYPLMSQDDVLHVFSTLPRNVNFVEHTSRLGWKEGQRAQPLIVDPGLYASKKQDIFYASGRRELPTAFRLYTGSAWVALTRDFAEYVVWGWDNLPRTMLMYYANFVSSPEGYFQTVLCNAPRFVPTVANHDLHHIQWDVPPRQHPHALTLGDMDRMVRSDAPFARKFARDDPVLDAIDAQLLGGRGGNGTAAGMFVRGGWCGESGDCEGAAGAEDWVLRPGPGAERLRRLMDRIVRSEAFANRQCK; this is translated from the exons ATGGGGGCCGGCAACCACTCGCCGTCGTCCGCGAAGACCTCACCTCGCGGCTCTGGCGTAGGCGGCGGAGGCGAGCAGTATTCCCCGTCGACCAAGTCTccgcgcgccggcgccggcggcggaggcggaggcgagcACTACTCCGCGTCGAGCAAGTCCCCGCGCGCCGGCCTCGGCGGCGTCTCCTCCTTGCTGCCGAGCGGCGGCGTGTCGTCCCTGCTGCCGAGCGGCGCCGTGGCGACGCTGCTCGAGAGCAGGTGGACGCTCTCGGGCGCCATCACCGTGTTCCTGTTCCTCGCCGTCACGCTCACCGTGACgacgtcgtcgtcgtcgctgtcccCCGTCTCGGCCACCTTCTTCTCCTTCCTCCCGGCCGGCCGCGCCGACCTCGTCCAGCCGCCGCAAGTCCAGCAGCAGCCGCAGGCCCcggcgaccccgccgccgcctccgcccggcGCCGGCGTGCCGCGGCTGGCGTACCTCATCTCCGGGTCCAAGGGCGACCTGGACCGGCTGTGGCGCACGctgcacgcgctctaccacccgCGCAACCTGTACGTGGTGCACCTGGACCGCGAGGCGCCCGTGGGCGAGCGGCTGGAGCTGGCGGCGCGGGTGGCCAACAGCACCGTGTTCCGCCGCGTCGGCAACGTGGAGGTGATCCGGCGCGCCAACATGGTGACCTACCGCGGGCCGACCATGGTGGCCAACACCCTGCACGCCTGCGCCGTGCTCCTCCGCCGCAGCCGCGACTGGGACTGGTTCATCAACCTCTCCGCCTCCGACTACCCTCTCATGTCCCAGGACG ATGTCCTGCACGTATTCTCGACGCTGCCGCGCAACGTCAACTTCGTCGAGCACACCAGCCGCCTCGGCTGGAAGGA GGGGCAGCGCGCGCAGCCGCTGATCGTGGACCCGGGGCTGTACGCGTCGAAGAAGCAGGACATCTTCTACGCGTCCGGCCGGCGGGAGCTGCCGACGGCGTTCAGGCTGTACACGGGGTCGGCGTGGGTGGCGCTGACGCGGGACTTCGCCGAGTACGTGGTGTGGGGGTGGGACAACCTGCCGCGCACCATGCTCATGTACTACGCCAACTTCGTGTCGTCGCCGGAGGGCTACTTCCAGACGGTGCTCTGCAACGCGCCCCGGTTCGTGCCCACCGTGGCCAACCACGACCTCCACCACATCCAGTGGGACGTGCCGCCGCGCCAGCACCCGCACGCGCTCACGCTCGGGGACATGGACCGCATGGTGCGCAGCGACGCGCCCTTCGCCCGCAAGTTCGCGCGCGACGACCCCGTGCTCGACGCCATCGACGCCCAGCTGCTTGGCGGCCGCGGCGGGAACGGCACGGCGGCGGGGATGTTCGTGCGGGGGGGCTGGTGCGGCGAGAGCGGGGACTGCGAGGGCGCCGCCGGCGCCGAGGACTGGGTGCTCAGGCCGGGGCCCGGCGCCGAGAGGCTGCGCAGGCTCATGGACCGGATCGTCAGGTCGGAGGCGTTCGCTAACCGCCAGTGCAAGTAG